AGCCAGTCTGCGGGCACGCCGGGCCGTTCGCTTCCGGGCCTATTCGCCTGCGAGCGCGACGATGGCGTCCACTTCGACAGCAGCGCCGAGCGGCAGGCACGGTACGCCCACTGCGGCGCGGGCATGGCGCCCCTGCTCGCCGAACACGTCATACATCAGGTCCGATGCGCCGTTCGCGACCTTGGGCTGGTCCGTGAAATCGGGCGTGGAATTGACGAAGGCACCAAGCTTCACGATGCGGTCCACCCGGTCGAGCGGGATCAGCGCGGCCTTCAGCTGCGCCAGGATCATCAGCCCGCAGGCGCGCGCCGCTTCCATGCCTTCCTCCAGCGAGACATCCTCGCCCAGCCGGCCGGTCGCCAGCTTGCCATCCACGAACGGCAGCTGGCCGGAGACATGCGCGAAGCCGCCGGCCACCACCACGGGAACGTAGCTTGCGACGGGCGCGGCCGCCTCGGGCAGCACGATGCCAAGTTCGGTCAGGCGGGCTTCGATGCTCATGTGCTCTCTCCAAGTAATGTCTTCTCGATCCAGGGCAGTGCCTCCGCCCAGCGGTCGATCCGGGCATGGGCATCGCCTGCCTCATAAGCGCAGGGGATGTGCGGCGCGACACTGGGTTCCCCGCACAGGTGCAGGCGGTGGATATGGCCAATCTCTTGGCGGGCGCTGGCGTGGTGGACAGCCAGATCGTCGATGAAGACAGCGCGCGATGGCTCATGCTCGGCCAGGATGCGGGCCAGCGCGGCGCCCTTCGGGCCCTGGTTGGTATACACCTTGGTTTCGAAGCCCAGGGCAGCCAGCTGCCGGGTGCGCGCCTCGTTGCGGGAATGGTTGAGGTTGGTCAGCACCACCACATCCGCGTCGCCCTGCAGCTTCGCCATCGCCTCCAGCGCGCCTTCGATCGGCGTCTGCGTGCCCATTTCGGTGTCGAAGAAGCCGCCCAGCATCTCCCACACTTCCGCCTCGGTCAGCGTGCTGCCGTCGGGGCGGGACATGGATTGGATGAAGGGATTGCCCTCCAGCGCGAAATCGATGCCATGCTCGCGTCCCAGCCAGTCGCGGAAGGGGCGGACCATGTGCAGCAGCACTTCGTCGCAATCGGTTATGACCAGAGGGCGCTTCATCGATCGATCCTTTCGCGGGCGGCGGGGATTGCCGCAGGCTCCACGCCCATTGCAGCAGCGGCAGCCAGCAGGTCAGGCTCGTGCGCCATCAGGAAATCCAGGATCGCGCCCTGCACTGCAGCCGTATCCAGCCGGGTGCGCAAGTCGTCCGGCGTCAGGCCGGTCAGGTCCAGCAGCCGCTGGGCACGCCGCTCCTCCTCAAGCGCCCATGCGAGCGCCTGCAAGGCGAGCTGCGCGGGATCGGCGGAAGCGTCAGCTGGTCGATTGGCGATTGTCACAAAAGGTCCAAGCGTTTACCAAGATCACAAGTTATCCACCGCGCGGGGCATTCGTCCCTGCGGGCGGGAGGGGGCAGCAAATGACGCAGCGCATCCTCGTTGTCGAGGACAACGACCTCAATCGCAAACTTTTCTGCGACGTCCTGAAAGCCGGGGGTTTCGCCGTCGAACCCGTAGCAGAGGGCGGTGAAGCAATCGAACGCGCCCGCGCCTTTGTCCCCAACCTGGTGATCATGGATATCCAGCTGCAGGACGTGTCAGGCCTGGACCTGATTGCCAGCCTGAAAGGCGATTCGAATCTGCGGGACATCCCGGTGCTCGCCGTGACCGCATATGCCGGCAAGGGTGACGAGGAACGGATCCGCGATACCGGCGCGGAAGGCTATCTTTCCAAGCCGGTGAGCATCGGCCCCTTCATGACCGCAGTGCGCGGCCTGCTGACCCCCGATCCGGCCGCAAGCGCCGCCAATCCGGCACACGTCTGAGGGCCGCTTCACGCGCCTTGCATCACCCGCAAACTTGACAAGACCCCGCCCGCCCCGCTTTTGCGGGCGGGTCAAACGCTAAACGCCCGAAAGGCCAGCCATGGACCGCGCCCAAATCGACGCCAAGATCCGCGAACTGATCGAACCCTTCAACAAGAAGGAGGTGGCGATCACCGAAGAGACGACCTTTGCCGGCGACCTGGAATTTGACAGCCTGACCGTCATGGATTTCGTCGCTGCGATCGAGGATGAGTTCGACATCATCATCTCCATGAACCAGCAGGCGGAGATCGAGAATTACGGCCAGCTCGTCGATGCGGTCGAAAAGATGGTGACCACGTGAGCGAGGGTATTTCGCAGCCGGACCAGCCGGTGGAGCGCGAAGGCGACGGGCAGGACCTGTTCAGCAAGTTCGACCCGCTGATCCAGCAGCGCCATGACCTGCTGTCGGCCGGGCTGACCGATCCCTTCAGCCTGGTGATGGAAAAGGTGCTCTCCCCCACCCGCGCCATCTGCAACGGGCGCGACACCATCCTGCTGGGCACTTACAATTACATGGGCATGACCTTCGATCCGGACGTGATCGAGGCGGGCAAGGATGCGCTCGACAATTTCGGCAGCGGCACCACGGGCAGCCGCGTGCTCAACGGGACATACCAGGGCCATAAGGAGTGCGAGGACGCGCTGCGGGAATTTTACGGCATGGACCATGCCATGGTGTTCTCCACCGGCTACCAGGCGAACCTCGGCATCATCTCCACCATCGCGGGCAAGGGCGACTACGTCGTGCTCGACATCGATTCGCACGCCTCGATCTACGATGGCTGCGCGATGGGGAATGCGGAGATCGTGCCCTTCAAGCACAATGACATCGAAGCGATGGAAAAGCGCCTGAAGCGCATTCCTGAAGGCGCCGGCAAGCTGGTGGTGCTGGAAGGCGTCTATTCCATGCTGGGCGACGTCGCCCCGCTGGCGGAGATGGTCCGCATCGCCAAGTCGCACGGCGCCATGGTGCTGGTGGACGAGGCGCATTCCATGGGCTTCATCGGTGAGAACGGCCGCGGCGTGTGCGAGGCGGCCGGTATCATGGACCAGTGCGATTTCATCATCGGCACCTTCTCGAAAAGCGTGGGCACGGTGGGCGGCTTCTGCGTCTCCAACCACCCGAAGTTCGAGATCATGCGGCTGGTCTGCCGCCCTTACGT
This genomic interval from Paraurantiacibacter namhicola contains the following:
- a CDS encoding RidA family protein, with product MSIEARLTELGIVLPEAAAPVASYVPVVVAGGFAHVSGQLPFVDGKLATGRLGEDVSLEEGMEAARACGLMILAQLKAALIPLDRVDRIVKLGAFVNSTPDFTDQPKVANGASDLMYDVFGEQGRHARAAVGVPCLPLGAAVEVDAIVALAGE
- a CDS encoding DUF3572 family protein, which translates into the protein MTIANRPADASADPAQLALQALAWALEEERRAQRLLDLTGLTPDDLRTRLDTAAVQGAILDFLMAHEPDLLAAAAAMGVEPAAIPAARERIDR
- a CDS encoding response regulator, with product MTQRILVVEDNDLNRKLFCDVLKAGGFAVEPVAEGGEAIERARAFVPNLVIMDIQLQDVSGLDLIASLKGDSNLRDIPVLAVTAYAGKGDEERIRDTGAEGYLSKPVSIGPFMTAVRGLLTPDPAASAANPAHV
- a CDS encoding acyl carrier protein, with the translated sequence MDRAQIDAKIRELIEPFNKKEVAITEETTFAGDLEFDSLTVMDFVAAIEDEFDIIISMNQQAEIENYGQLVDAVEKMVTT
- the spt gene encoding serine palmitoyltransferase, producing MSEGISQPDQPVEREGDGQDLFSKFDPLIQQRHDLLSAGLTDPFSLVMEKVLSPTRAICNGRDTILLGTYNYMGMTFDPDVIEAGKDALDNFGSGTTGSRVLNGTYQGHKECEDALREFYGMDHAMVFSTGYQANLGIISTIAGKGDYVVLDIDSHASIYDGCAMGNAEIVPFKHNDIEAMEKRLKRIPEGAGKLVVLEGVYSMLGDVAPLAEMVRIAKSHGAMVLVDEAHSMGFIGENGRGVCEAAGIMDQCDFIIGTFSKSVGTVGGFCVSNHPKFEIMRLVCRPYVFTASLPPSVVATAATSIRKLMHGGNKRAHLWENSKRLHGGLKDLGFKLGTEEPQSAIVAVIMPDLEQGAAMWEALLHEGLYVNLARPPATPANMTLLRCSLCAEHSEEEVGTILGMFERAGKAVGII